Proteins from a genomic interval of Kribbella aluminosa:
- a CDS encoding SDR family NAD(P)-dependent oxidoreductase — translation MGRGVLITGASRGVGAAAARTFAAAGDRVVLHCRGAVDRAAEIRESLPGDGHAVVAADLGDPAAIPALVEESAAALGRIDVLVNNAAMFVDEPVAGSRRVGHPLAETTYDEWVATWRRTLAVNLEGAAHVTWCVARQMLDIDPEDGVRRGAIVNVGSRGAYRGEPDVPAYGASKAGLHSLGQSLAVSLAPHDITVTSIAPGFIATDMTEGFLAGPGGDAIRAQSPFGRVATTEEVGNAIYWLASAEANWASGAVLDFNGASYLH, via the coding sequence ATGGGTAGAGGCGTACTGATCACCGGTGCATCCAGAGGTGTCGGCGCGGCCGCCGCGCGAACGTTCGCGGCAGCCGGCGACCGAGTCGTGCTGCACTGCCGCGGCGCCGTCGACCGGGCGGCCGAGATCCGCGAGTCACTGCCAGGAGACGGTCACGCCGTGGTCGCCGCGGATCTCGGCGATCCGGCCGCGATCCCTGCCCTGGTTGAGGAATCGGCCGCCGCCCTCGGGCGCATCGACGTACTGGTCAACAACGCGGCGATGTTCGTCGACGAGCCGGTCGCGGGCTCCCGGCGGGTCGGTCACCCGCTGGCCGAGACGACGTACGACGAGTGGGTCGCGACCTGGCGCCGTACGCTGGCCGTCAACCTGGAAGGCGCCGCGCACGTCACCTGGTGCGTCGCGCGCCAGATGCTCGACATCGACCCCGAAGACGGCGTACGGCGGGGTGCGATCGTCAACGTCGGCTCCCGCGGCGCGTACCGCGGCGAGCCCGACGTCCCGGCGTACGGCGCCTCGAAGGCGGGACTGCACTCGCTCGGGCAGTCCCTGGCGGTGTCGTTGGCGCCGCATGACATCACCGTGACGTCAATCGCACCCGGGTTCATCGCCACCGACATGACCGAGGGCTTCCTCGCCGGTCCGGGCGGTGACGCGATCCGCGCGCAGAGCCCGTTCGGCCGGGTCGCCACCACGGAGGAGGTCGGGAACGCGATCTACTGGCTCGCCTCAGCCGAGGCGAACTGGGCGAGCGGCGCGGTCCTCGATTTCAACGGGGCGTCGTACCTGCACTAG
- a CDS encoding TetR/AcrR family transcriptional regulator, giving the protein MAIHKLGGGAMARPRLVSDDVILDATREVLAELGPVKLTLAAVGSRVGLAPPTLMQRFGSKRGLLLASAARSPLMVQRLAEEVAGRNSSPLATLRDFALSAVAHIEHREQLGNGLGFVQLDVADPEFRRHALAHSAAIVDSCDRFYRAAMEAGELRADTDVPALARHTLVCFNGALQVWAVNGWGPLTGFLAEQLDLMIAPYLIQE; this is encoded by the coding sequence ATGGCGATTCACAAACTCGGAGGCGGCGCGATGGCCCGGCCACGGCTGGTGAGCGACGACGTGATCCTGGACGCCACCCGGGAGGTGCTGGCCGAGCTCGGGCCGGTCAAACTCACCCTCGCGGCGGTCGGATCACGCGTCGGGCTGGCCCCGCCGACCCTGATGCAGCGGTTCGGTTCCAAGCGCGGTCTGCTGCTCGCGTCCGCCGCCCGGTCCCCGCTGATGGTGCAGCGCCTCGCCGAGGAGGTGGCCGGCCGGAACAGCTCGCCGCTCGCCACCCTCCGGGACTTCGCGCTGTCCGCGGTCGCCCACATCGAGCACCGCGAACAGCTCGGCAACGGTCTCGGATTCGTGCAGCTCGACGTCGCGGACCCGGAGTTCCGGCGGCACGCGCTGGCGCACTCGGCGGCGATCGTCGACAGCTGCGACCGGTTCTACCGCGCCGCGATGGAGGCCGGAGAGCTTCGCGCCGACACCGACGTACCGGCACTGGCGCGGCACACCCTTGTCTGTTTCAACGGCGCGCTCCAGGTCTGGGCGGTGAACGGCTGGGGCCCGCTGACCGGGTTCCTCGCCGAGCAACTCGACCTGATGATCGCGCCCTATCTCATCCAGGAGTGA
- the dcd gene encoding dCTP deaminase, whose amino-acid sequence MLLSDRDILSELDAKRVQLDPFDAAMVQPSSVDVRLDRFFRVFENHRYPHIDPAEEQPDLTRLVEPVDEEPFILHPGEFVLGSTYELITLPDDVAARLEGKSSLGRLGLLTHSTAGFIDPGFSGHVTLELSNVATLPIKLWPGMKIGQLCFFRLSSPAEHPYGSTKYGSRYQGQRGPTPSRSFKNFHRTDV is encoded by the coding sequence GTGCTGCTCTCCGACCGTGACATCCTGTCCGAGCTCGACGCGAAACGGGTCCAGCTGGATCCGTTCGATGCTGCGATGGTGCAACCGTCGAGTGTCGACGTACGGCTGGATCGCTTCTTCCGGGTCTTCGAGAACCACCGGTATCCGCATATCGACCCGGCCGAGGAACAGCCGGACCTGACCCGGCTGGTGGAGCCCGTCGACGAGGAGCCGTTCATCCTGCATCCCGGTGAGTTCGTCCTGGGATCGACGTACGAGCTGATCACGCTCCCCGACGACGTCGCGGCCCGCCTCGAGGGCAAGTCCTCGCTCGGCCGCCTCGGCCTGCTCACGCACTCCACCGCCGGCTTCATCGACCCCGGCTTCTCCGGCCACGTGACCCTCGAACTCTCGAACGTCGCCACCCTGCCGATCAAACTCTGGCCCGGTATGAAGATCGGCCAACTCTGCTTCTTCCGCCTCTCCTCCCCCGCCGAACACCCGTACGGCTCCACCAAGTACGGCTCCCGTTACCAGGGCCAACGCGGCCCCACCCCGTCCCGCTCCTTCAAAAACTTCCACCGCACCGACGTCTGA
- a CDS encoding PIN domain-containing protein: MRALARHAPEAVLLPRVLDLIELRELDAGSRMIAQTVRPATVRSLDAIHLATALRIHPLTAFVTYDKRRADAARAAGLTVDAPA, encoded by the coding sequence GTGCGGGCGCTCGCGCGCCACGCGCCCGAAGCGGTGCTGCTGCCGCGCGTCCTGGACCTGATCGAGCTCCGCGAACTGGATGCCGGCAGCCGGATGATCGCCCAGACCGTCCGGCCCGCGACCGTGCGGAGCCTGGACGCGATCCACCTGGCGACCGCCCTCCGCATCCACCCGCTCACCGCGTTCGTCACCTACGACAAACGCCGCGCCGACGCCGCTCGCGCCGCCGGCCTGACGGTCGACGCTCCTGCTTGA
- a CDS encoding MarR family winged helix-turn-helix transcriptional regulator, protein MATDTSDAVDNLEKELVTLARRLRGLQRTLSDEAHPDLEPAQYALLNHVEELAPVRMADLVAALEVDKGPVSRACARLEEEGLLKRAADKSDARATLLTLTAAGKRKLTAARKKRHKVIEDLLKDWSPSQVKTFATQVSKFNKLAN, encoded by the coding sequence GTGGCAACAGACACAAGTGACGCGGTTGACAACCTGGAGAAGGAGCTCGTCACGTTGGCACGCCGGCTGCGCGGTCTGCAGCGGACGCTGTCCGACGAGGCGCACCCGGACCTGGAGCCGGCACAGTACGCGTTGCTGAACCACGTGGAGGAACTGGCACCGGTGCGGATGGCCGACCTGGTGGCAGCGCTCGAGGTGGACAAGGGACCGGTCAGCCGGGCCTGCGCGCGACTGGAGGAAGAGGGCCTGCTGAAGCGGGCGGCCGACAAGTCGGACGCGCGTGCGACCCTGCTGACGCTGACCGCGGCCGGCAAGCGCAAGCTGACGGCGGCCCGGAAGAAGCGGCACAAAGTGATCGAGGACCTGCTCAAGGACTGGTCGCCGTCGCAGGTGAAGACCTTCGCCACCCAGGTGTCGAAGTTCAACAAACTGGCCAACTGA
- a CDS encoding discoidin domain-containing protein: MRIPRQTVVAAGTLAAAALLGSSSMPAATSDVAVSVAPTQLSVVGLPCFPGVLNLTMTNTGAKPRYADLTLEPTGPLQLSRTLFSSWLPAVDPDQPVTAPVEVRVPRDAKPGLYRIGVQVDRTRVNVPVTVEPLPAKGPGDNLALGEQATASSTHGNFTLCGAVDGDKDSEHWDTLTGWNDGTRAAFPDTYDVALSTPATVNRVELYTLDSAKYPARVNGLRDWDVQVKVDGAWQTVAQVRGNTVGHVTSTFPPVRADAVRIRCLDGNDHTYSRIVELEVYGS, translated from the coding sequence ATGAGGATCCCCCGGCAGACCGTGGTCGCGGCCGGCACGCTCGCGGCCGCCGCACTGCTCGGCTCGAGTTCGATGCCTGCGGCAACTTCCGACGTGGCGGTGAGCGTCGCACCTACGCAGCTGAGCGTCGTCGGCCTGCCGTGCTTCCCGGGCGTGTTGAACCTGACGATGACCAACACCGGCGCCAAGCCGCGGTACGCCGACCTCACACTCGAGCCGACCGGTCCGCTGCAGCTCTCCCGCACGCTCTTCTCGTCCTGGCTGCCCGCCGTCGACCCCGACCAGCCGGTGACCGCGCCGGTCGAGGTCCGGGTACCGCGGGACGCGAAGCCCGGGTTGTACCGGATCGGCGTACAGGTCGACCGCACCCGCGTGAACGTCCCGGTCACGGTCGAGCCGCTACCCGCGAAGGGCCCCGGCGACAACCTCGCCCTCGGCGAACAGGCCACCGCATCCTCCACCCACGGCAACTTCACCCTCTGCGGCGCTGTCGACGGCGACAAGGACTCCGAACACTGGGACACCCTGACCGGCTGGAACGACGGCACCCGCGCCGCGTTCCCCGACACGTACGACGTCGCCCTGTCGACCCCCGCGACCGTCAACCGGGTCGAGCTCTACACCCTGGACTCCGCGAAGTACCCCGCCCGCGTGAACGGCCTCCGCGACTGGGACGTCCAGGTCAAGGTGGACGGCGCGTGGCAAACCGTCGCCCAGGTCCGCGGCAACACCGTCGGCCACGTCACGTCGACATTCCCGCCGGTCCGAGCCGACGCCGTACGCATCCGCTGCCTCGATGGGAACGACCACACCTACTCCCGGATCGTCGAACTCGAGGTCTACGGGAGCTAG
- a CDS encoding CPBP family intramembrane glutamic endopeptidase, translating into MFLRVVVFYLATMVFSGILNAVQSATGPSPDLIQLVQFAPALGVGVMFLAFRRTTRVDVRFTPVKVAAGRSALIVGIVIAAMLVSVLVHVIAGRSWRAESLPFPFWALVLTMIVGAAGEELGWRAYLQPYLQTRFPVLRSSLIVGVLWGFWHIGGFANGLVYMGLFVVMAVALSVVMGAVLQGARRTNLVIATAAHAAVNLGLILLFDEERGDVFPMAVLAAVWTVAAIVLVQVRRPVEIEDRAARPVRLG; encoded by the coding sequence GTGTTCTTGCGGGTGGTGGTCTTCTACCTGGCCACGATGGTTTTCAGCGGGATCCTGAACGCGGTGCAGTCGGCGACCGGCCCGAGTCCGGACCTGATCCAGCTGGTGCAGTTCGCGCCGGCGCTCGGAGTGGGCGTGATGTTCCTGGCGTTCCGGCGTACCACTCGGGTCGACGTGCGGTTCACGCCCGTGAAGGTCGCCGCCGGGCGGAGCGCGCTGATCGTGGGCATCGTGATCGCGGCGATGCTGGTGTCGGTCCTGGTGCACGTGATCGCGGGGCGGTCGTGGCGGGCGGAGAGCCTGCCGTTCCCGTTCTGGGCGTTGGTGCTGACGATGATCGTCGGCGCGGCAGGTGAGGAGCTCGGCTGGCGCGCGTACCTGCAGCCGTACCTGCAGACCCGGTTCCCGGTACTGCGTTCCTCGCTGATCGTCGGAGTGCTGTGGGGCTTCTGGCACATCGGTGGGTTCGCCAACGGTCTCGTCTACATGGGCCTGTTCGTGGTGATGGCGGTCGCGTTGTCCGTGGTGATGGGCGCGGTGCTGCAGGGCGCCCGCCGTACCAACCTCGTGATCGCGACGGCGGCCCACGCGGCGGTGAACCTCGGGCTGATCCTGCTCTTCGACGAGGAACGCGGCGACGTGTTCCCGATGGCGGTGCTCGCGGCGGTCTGGACGGTCGCCGCGATCGTCCTAGTGCAGGTACGACGCCCCGTTGAAATCGAGGACCGCGCCGCTCGCCCAGTTCGCCTCGGCTGA
- a CDS encoding DJ-1/PfpI family protein, whose amino-acid sequence MKTAYVAVYETLADWEIGYLMVELRTGRFTGEPWQVVTVGESIEPVVTMGGMRIVPDVTIADVKPAAGDLLVLAGSGQWDHGGGEAFAKLAGRFLDDGVPVAAICGATAGLARAGLLDGRKHTSAAKEYLQATGYQGADGYVDARAVIDGDLITAGPDSPVQFARAALERLGLADERKREAYEGVFHRADPAAYATLMG is encoded by the coding sequence ATGAAGACAGCGTATGTGGCGGTGTACGAGACGTTGGCGGACTGGGAGATCGGGTATCTCATGGTCGAGTTGCGTACCGGGAGGTTCACCGGGGAGCCGTGGCAGGTGGTGACGGTCGGGGAGTCGATCGAGCCGGTGGTGACGATGGGCGGGATGCGGATCGTGCCGGACGTGACGATCGCGGACGTGAAGCCGGCCGCCGGGGATCTGCTGGTGCTCGCGGGTTCGGGGCAGTGGGATCACGGAGGCGGGGAGGCGTTCGCGAAGCTGGCGGGGCGGTTCCTGGACGACGGCGTACCGGTGGCGGCGATCTGTGGCGCGACGGCGGGGCTGGCGCGGGCCGGGCTGCTGGACGGCCGGAAGCACACGAGCGCGGCCAAGGAGTACCTGCAGGCGACCGGGTACCAGGGCGCGGACGGGTACGTCGATGCGCGCGCGGTGATCGACGGGGACCTCATCACGGCGGGGCCGGACTCGCCGGTGCAGTTCGCGCGGGCCGCGCTGGAGCGGCTCGGGCTGGCGGACGAGCGGAAGCGGGAGGCGTACGAGGGTGTGTTCCATCGTGCGGACCCGGCCGCCTACGCGACGCTGATGGGATGA
- a CDS encoding MarR family winged helix-turn-helix transcriptional regulator → MTRTDETAAVPPRNVWPKPGPQSEGGAALTDVVLATFRLNARLMEAAQGLAANGGLTAAWWQVLGGVLREPHSVADVGRIMGVSRQGVQRIADLLVERGLAEYRPNPAHRRAKLLACTEAGHYAIRQIAVAQHPWTSELAETVDIDDLRTTLRTMQALITKLEEA, encoded by the coding sequence ATGACGCGCACGGACGAGACGGCGGCTGTTCCGCCGCGCAATGTTTGGCCGAAGCCCGGCCCGCAGTCGGAAGGTGGTGCGGCGTTGACCGACGTCGTTCTCGCCACTTTCCGGCTGAACGCGCGGCTGATGGAGGCCGCGCAGGGGCTGGCGGCCAACGGCGGACTCACCGCGGCCTGGTGGCAGGTGCTCGGCGGCGTACTGCGTGAACCGCATTCGGTTGCTGATGTCGGGCGGATCATGGGGGTGAGCCGGCAGGGGGTGCAGCGGATCGCGGATCTGCTGGTCGAGCGCGGGCTGGCGGAGTACCGGCCCAATCCGGCGCATCGGCGGGCGAAGTTGCTCGCGTGTACCGAGGCGGGGCACTACGCGATTCGGCAGATCGCGGTCGCGCAGCACCCGTGGACCTCGGAGCTGGCGGAGACCGTCGACATCGACGATCTCCGGACGACGCTCCGCACGATGCAGGCGCTGATCACCAAGCTGGAAGAAGCTTGA
- a CDS encoding DUF4097 family beta strand repeat-containing protein, giving the protein MSEHSATQLNDDENDRIHRIRIEIGSGLVELGPNPDGEGTALSMEVDGDDDGVICAVHDGELVIESPRNVRRGPEITVRIATSAVLDAWVKTGSGDIVSDVPLGSARLATGSGDVRLTRVEHELGINTGSGDVKVERADGPVRASTGSGSIDIEEAGDALGLSTGSGDVTIGDAAGPTSVKVGSGDITIERIRDHSVATSGSGDVKVEIADGPSVQAETARGDVQIGVPDGLPTYLDLKTVTGRIRCDLEPGEKPAEGDRALMLRARTVSGDITVLKV; this is encoded by the coding sequence ATGAGCGAGCACAGCGCGACCCAGTTGAACGACGACGAGAACGACCGGATCCACCGGATCCGGATCGAGATCGGCTCCGGCCTGGTCGAGCTCGGCCCCAACCCTGACGGTGAGGGCACCGCACTCTCGATGGAGGTCGACGGCGACGACGACGGCGTGATCTGTGCGGTCCACGACGGCGAGCTCGTCATCGAAAGCCCGCGGAACGTCCGGCGCGGACCGGAGATCACGGTCCGGATCGCCACCTCCGCGGTCCTCGATGCGTGGGTCAAGACCGGGTCCGGCGACATCGTCTCCGACGTACCGCTCGGTTCGGCGCGGCTCGCGACCGGCTCCGGTGATGTCCGGCTGACCCGGGTCGAGCACGAGCTCGGCATCAACACCGGCAGCGGTGACGTCAAGGTCGAGCGAGCCGACGGACCGGTCCGGGCGAGCACCGGGTCCGGCTCGATCGACATCGAGGAGGCCGGCGACGCGCTCGGTCTGAGCACCGGCTCCGGAGACGTCACGATCGGCGACGCCGCCGGTCCCACCTCCGTCAAGGTCGGCTCGGGGGACATCACCATCGAGCGGATCCGCGACCACTCGGTCGCCACCTCCGGTTCGGGCGACGTGAAGGTCGAGATCGCCGACGGACCGAGCGTCCAGGCCGAGACGGCCCGGGGCGACGTACAGATCGGCGTCCCGGACGGACTTCCGACGTACCTGGACCTGAAGACCGTCACCGGCCGGATCCGGTGCGACCTCGAGCCCGGCGAGAAGCCGGCCGAGGGCGACCGCGCCCTGATGCTGCGCGCCCGCACCGTCTCCGGCGACATCACCGTCCTCAAGGTCTGA
- a CDS encoding polysaccharide lyase family 8 super-sandwich domain-containing protein, with translation MELTRRRLLSFVPATALLTAVRPASAARATATAADPGVLLANAIAIYAGTAESNARPDVAAKVASIDSTARTWLSALGHAGTGELFAGVPLGTSDPNLSSSYQHLYEIALAHRRPGAATDLQTAAVRDKIVNGLVWLHDNYYGDQSKGYYGNWFTWEIGISTYVSKTLALIAADAELVIRYVASMDAYLRNGKDGDVDLDSRFHTGANLVDITANRVLQGALLNDDARIRKALQDQFTVFATVDPYNLQHGVTDGYYADGSFVQHASVAYTGSYGKGLLSRVVQTIKVLAGTEYAQGDDLVGVVQGWVEHGFAPLIFEGWMMEIVKGRAVSRTGTGYDDVAVIVEAIVDLADYATGADSQRLKAFAKFTARPTINVNSFVSPVSVGRFADLKADASIVPADLNPAELSTAFNAMDRTVHRRPGYAFALARNSSRISKYEYMSGENLLPWFQGDGAHYLYLSGQDQTQAFGIDYFTTVSPYALGGVTAPVETRKSVPELYGTAYYDNAAAGFTASSESQNTYVYFPVGTNSYSGGATLDAYGAVGWVQSDDFAYASRKDLPADFVVYKNASATKSWFLLDDEIVVLAAGVGDPTRPVTTTLDTRIASATAPVNISDSKPSRWLRYTDGTVAVGYYFLQAADVSARVETVTRSRRVVRTSNPDTAVTKQVFALTHTQPRGAKHTLAYALVPNATESALRSYQHGKLATLSNTVRLQAIQHLGLRLTAANSFAPGLHHLPGLTVDGPASLLVRREASSLQLAVSDPTTQRDSITVNLPAQYFKPATPVDGVQVTRTTIGTRLTFSTRHIYGASVPVKLLPAW, from the coding sequence GTGGAGCTCACCCGTCGCCGCCTGCTGTCCTTCGTCCCCGCCACCGCCCTGCTGACCGCCGTACGACCCGCCTCGGCGGCCCGCGCCACCGCGACAGCCGCCGACCCCGGCGTACTACTGGCGAACGCGATCGCGATCTATGCCGGTACGGCGGAGTCCAACGCCCGCCCGGACGTCGCCGCGAAGGTCGCCTCGATCGACAGCACCGCCCGTACCTGGCTGTCAGCCCTCGGCCACGCCGGCACCGGCGAACTGTTCGCGGGCGTCCCACTCGGCACCAGCGACCCGAACCTGAGCTCGTCGTACCAGCATCTCTACGAGATCGCGCTCGCCCACCGCCGCCCGGGCGCCGCGACCGACCTGCAGACCGCGGCCGTCCGCGACAAGATCGTGAACGGCCTGGTCTGGCTGCACGACAACTACTACGGCGACCAGTCCAAGGGGTACTACGGCAACTGGTTCACCTGGGAGATCGGCATCTCGACGTACGTGTCGAAGACGCTCGCGCTGATCGCCGCCGACGCCGAGCTGGTCATCCGGTACGTCGCCTCGATGGACGCGTACCTGCGCAACGGCAAGGACGGCGACGTCGACCTCGACTCGCGTTTCCACACCGGGGCGAACCTCGTCGACATCACCGCGAACCGGGTACTCCAGGGCGCACTGCTGAACGACGACGCGCGGATCCGGAAGGCGCTGCAGGACCAGTTCACGGTGTTCGCGACCGTCGACCCGTACAACCTGCAGCACGGTGTCACGGACGGGTACTACGCAGACGGGTCGTTCGTCCAGCACGCGTCGGTGGCCTACACCGGTTCGTACGGGAAGGGCCTGCTCAGCCGGGTCGTGCAGACGATCAAGGTGCTCGCGGGAACGGAGTACGCGCAGGGCGACGATCTGGTCGGCGTGGTGCAGGGCTGGGTCGAGCACGGGTTCGCACCGCTGATCTTCGAGGGCTGGATGATGGAGATCGTCAAGGGTCGCGCGGTCTCCCGGACGGGGACCGGGTACGACGACGTGGCGGTGATCGTGGAGGCGATCGTCGACCTGGCGGACTACGCGACCGGTGCGGACTCCCAGCGGCTGAAGGCGTTCGCGAAGTTCACGGCCCGGCCGACGATCAACGTGAACAGCTTCGTGTCACCGGTCAGCGTCGGGCGGTTCGCGGACCTGAAAGCGGACGCGTCGATCGTGCCGGCCGATCTCAACCCGGCGGAGCTCAGTACCGCGTTCAACGCGATGGACCGGACGGTGCACCGCCGGCCGGGGTACGCGTTCGCGCTGGCGCGGAACTCGTCGCGGATCAGCAAGTACGAGTACATGAGCGGGGAGAACCTGCTGCCGTGGTTCCAGGGGGACGGGGCGCACTACCTGTACCTGTCCGGGCAGGACCAGACGCAGGCGTTCGGCATCGACTACTTCACCACAGTGTCGCCGTACGCGCTGGGCGGCGTGACCGCACCGGTCGAGACGCGCAAGTCGGTGCCGGAGTTGTACGGGACGGCGTACTACGACAACGCGGCGGCGGGCTTCACGGCGTCGTCGGAGTCGCAGAACACCTACGTGTACTTCCCGGTCGGGACGAATTCGTACTCCGGGGGCGCGACCCTCGACGCGTACGGCGCGGTCGGGTGGGTGCAGTCGGACGACTTCGCGTACGCGTCACGGAAGGACCTGCCCGCGGACTTCGTGGTCTACAAGAACGCGTCGGCCACCAAGTCCTGGTTCCTCCTGGACGACGAGATCGTCGTACTGGCCGCCGGTGTCGGCGACCCGACCCGCCCGGTGACGACAACCCTGGACACCCGCATCGCGTCCGCCACCGCGCCGGTGAACATCTCCGACAGCAAACCGTCTCGATGGTTGCGCTACACCGACGGAACAGTTGCCGTTGGCTACTACTTCCTGCAGGCCGCGGATGTCTCGGCGCGGGTGGAGACGGTTACGCGGAGCCGTCGAGTGGTGCGTACGTCGAACCCGGACACCGCCGTCACCAAACAGGTCTTCGCACTCACCCACACCCAACCCCGCGGGGCCAAGCACACCCTCGCCTACGCATTGGTGCCCAACGCAACAGAATCCGCCTTGCGCTCGTACCAGCACGGCAAGCTCGCCACACTCTCGAACACCGTCAGATTGCAGGCGATCCAGCATCTGGGGCTACGGCTGACCGCCGCCAACTCCTTCGCTCCCGGCCTGCACCATCTCCCCGGGTTGACCGTCGACGGGCCCGCATCACTGCTCGTCCGTCGTGAGGCCTCGAGCCTGCAGCTCGCCGTTTCCGATCCGACGACGCAACGCGACTCGATCACCGTCAACCTGCCGGCGCAGTACTTCAAGCCCGCCACTCCCGTCGACGGTGTGCAGGTGACACGTACGACGATCGGCACCCGCCTGACCTTCAGCACCCGCCATATCTACGGAGCGAGTGTCCCGGTCAAGCTTCTTCCAGCTTGGTGA